In Populus alba chromosome 1, ASM523922v2, whole genome shotgun sequence, a single window of DNA contains:
- the LOC118055185 gene encoding protein AUXIN SIGNALING F-BOX 2 has product MNYFPDEVLEHIFDFVTSQRDRNSVSQVCKPWYKIESSSRQKVFVGNCYAISPERVIERFPGLKSITLKGKPHFADFNMVPHDWGGFVYPWIEAFARNNMGLEELKLKRMIISDECLELISRSFANFKSLILVSCEGFSTDGLAAIASNCRFLRELDLQENDVEDHRGHWLSFFPDTCTSLVSLNFACLKGDVNLAALERLVARSPNLRSLRLNHAVPLDILQKILMRAPHLVDLGVGSYVHDPDSETYNKLVTALQKCKSVKSLSGFLEAAPQCLPAFHLICPNLTSLNLSYAPGIHGTELIKLIRHCRKLQRLWILDCIGDEGLEVVASTCKDLQEIRVFPSDPFVGDAAVTEVGLVALSSGCPNLHSILYFCQQMTNAALITVAKNCPNFTRFRLCILDPTKPDADTNQPLDEGFGAIVHSCKGLRRLSMSGLLTDQVFLYIGMYAEQLEMLSIAFAGDTDKGMQYLLNGCKKLRKLEIRDCPFGNAALLMDVGKYETMRSLWMSSCDVTLEGCKSLAKKMPRLNVEIINESDQMDNTAVGTQKVEKMFLYRTLAGRRKDAPEFVWTL; this is encoded by the exons atgaattatttcccTGATGAAGTATTAGAGCATATTTTCGATTTTGTAACATCACAAAGAGACAGGAACTCAGTGTCTCAAGTGTGTAAACCATGGTACAAAATCGAAAGTAGTAGCAGGCAAAAGGTTTTTGTAGGGAATTGTTATGCAATTAGTCCTGAGAGAGTGATTGAGaggtttccaggtttgaaatcTATCACTTTGAAAGGAAAGCCTCATTTTGCTGATTTTAATATGGTTCCTCATGATTGGGGAGGCTTTGTTTATCCATGGATTGAAGCTTTTGCAAGGAATAATATGGGGTTAGAGGAGCTCAAGTTGAAGAGGATGATAATATCCGATGAGTGCTTGGAGCTGATTTCAAGGTCTTTTGCCAATTTCAAGTCCTTGATTCTTGTTAGTTGTGAAGGCTTCAGCACTGATGGCCTTGCTGCTATTGCTTCTAATTGTAG GTTTCTGAGGGAGCTGGACCTGCAAGAAAATGATGTCGAGGATCATAGAGGCCACTGGCTTAGCTTCTTTCCTGACACTTGTACATCTCTTGTATCACTTAATTTTGCATGTCTCAAAGGAGATGTCAATTTAGCAGCTCTTGAGAGACTTGTAGCTAGATCTCCTAATCTGAGGAGTTTGAGGTTAAATCATGCCGTGCCACTTGATATACTTCAGAAAATATTGATGAGAGCACCTCATTTAGTGGACTTGGGTGTAGGGTCTTACGTGCATGATCCAGATTCTGAGACCTATAATAAATTAGTGACTGCTCTTCAAAAGTGCAAGTCAGTCAAGAGTTTGTCAGGGTTTCTGGAGGCTGCTCCTCAATGCCTACCggcttttcatttaatttgccCGAACCTGACTTCCTTGAACCTAAGCTATGCTCCAGGAATTCATGGGACTGAGCTCATAAAGCTAATTCGTCACTGCAGGAAACTCCAGCGCTTATGG ATACTGGACTGCATTGGAGATGAAGGACTAGAAGTTGTAGCTTCCACTTGCAAAGATTTGCAGGAAATAAGGGTCTTTCCCTCTGATCCATTTGTTGGGGATGCAGCTGTGACTGAAGTGGGCTTGGTTGCTCTTTCAAGTGGTTGCCCCAACCTTCACTCAATCCTATACTTCTGTCAGCAGATGACCAATGCAGCCCTCATTACTGTAGCTAAGAACTGCCCCAATTTTACCCGTTTCAGGTTGTGCATCCTTGACCCCACAAAACCGGACGCTGATACCAATCAGCCATTGGATGAAGGTTTTGGGGCTATTGTTCACTCATGCAAGGGGCTCAGGCGGTTGTCAATGTCTGGTCTGCTGACCGATCAAGTTTTCCTCTACATTGGAATGTACGCCGAGCAGCTTGAAATGCTTTCTATTGCATTCGCTGGGGACACTGACAAGGGAATGCAGTATCTGTTGAATGGTTGCAAGAAACTTCGCAAGCTTGAGATAAGGGACTGCCCTTTTGGTAATGCAGCACTTTTAATGGACGTGGGAAAGTATGAAACAATGCGATCCCTTTGGATGTCATCCTGCGACGTTACCCTTGAAGGCTGCAAGTCCCTTGCGAAGAAGATGCCGAGGCTCAATGTGGAGATCATAAATGAAAGTGACCAGATGGATAATACCGCTGTTGGTACGCAAAAGGTAGAGAAGATGTTCTTGTATCGGACATTGGCAGGGCGAAGGAAAGATGCACCAGAGTTCGTGTGGACTTTATAG